One Drechmeria coniospora strain ARSEF 6962 chromosome 01, whole genome shotgun sequence genomic region harbors:
- a CDS encoding putative pantothenate kinase, with amino-acid sequence MNRPLPTRARTLASEVNAAMESEPSAAGPAEPQRSQRRASDRPQRPRTMTSTEEIDNTITRPGSVRINVKGAFIVDPDTSTPAPGLAQGTGNDRGSPTHRETSDIRLPNHTAVVSHIAVDIGGSLIKLVYYSREVDSTDPGGRLNFQIFETDRVDDCVEYMKHLRDKQLELNGSQHGALCVMATGGGAYKFYDKIRDALGVDVLREDEMECLIIGLDFFITEIPREVFTYSETDPMHFVSPRENIYPYMLVNIGSGVSILKVTGPRSYQRVGGTSLGGGTLWGLLSLLTGANTFDDMLEQAATGDNAKVDMLVGDIYGTDYGKIGLKSTAIASSFGKVFRIKKAAEAGAANGIQEDTSTTDVGFTDGDISRSLLYAVSNNIGQIAYLQSQIHNLSDIYFGGTFIRGHRQTMNTLSYAIKFWSKGEKQAYFLRHEGYLGAVGAFLKRQPINWGRRGSFEANDDLANWRKSHKGGVAA; translated from the exons ATGAATCGGCCACTCCCAACACGAGCAAGGACTCTCGCCTCCGAGGTCAACGCTGCCATGGAGAGCGAGCCGTCTGCCGCGGGCCCCGCAGAGCCGCAACGGAGCCAGCGGAGGGCCAGCGATCGTCCGCAACGGCCGAGGACCATGACGTCGACCGAGGAGATTGACAACACCATCACGAGACCGGGAAGCGTCCGCATCAATGTCAAGGgcgccttcatcgtcgaTCCGGACACGAGCACCCCGGCGCCCGGCCTCGCCCAGGGGACCGGCAATGATAGAGGCAGTCCGACACATCGTGAGACGAGCGACATTAGGCTGCCGAACCACACGGCCGTGGTCAGCCACATTGCCGTTGAT ATTGGCGGTTCGCTCATCAAGCTCGTCTACTACTCGAGGGAGGTGGACTCGACTGACCCTGGTGGCCGGCTCAATTTCCAAATATTCGAAACAGATCGTGTCGATGACTGCGTCGAATACATGAAGCATCTTCGCGACAAGCAATTGGAGCTCAACGGGTCGCAGCACGGTGCCCTCTGCGTCATGGCCACGGGGGGCGGCGCGTACAAATTCTACGACAAGATCCGCGATGCCCTGGGAGTCGACGTGCTGCGGGAGGACGAGATGGAATGCCTCATTATAG GCCTCGACTTCTTCATCACCGAGATCCCTCGCGAAGTTTTCACCTACTCAGAAACCGACCCGATGCATTTTGTCAGCCCTCGCGAGAACATATACCCCTACATGCTCGTCAATATTGGATCTGGTGTATCGATTCTGAAGGTGACGGGTCCGAGGTCGTACCAGCGAGTGGGTGGCACCTCATTGGGTGGCGGCACGCTCTGGGGGCTGTTGTCGCTGCTGACCGGAGCGAATACCTTTGACGACATGCTGGAGCAGGCAGCAACGGGCGACAATGCCAAGGTCGACATGCTGGTCGGAGACATCTACGGAACGGACTATGGCAAAATCGGCCTGAAAAGCACCGCGATTGCATCGTCTTTTGGGAAAGTCTTTCGGATTAAAAAGGCGGCTGAAGCGGGAGCGGCGAATGGCATCCAGGAGGACACGTCCACTACCGACGTGGGCTTTACCGACGGGGACATTTCGCGCTCCCTGCTGTACGCGGTTTCCAACAACATTGGGCAGATTGCCTATCTGCAATCGCAAATCCACAATCTCTCGGACATCTACTTTGGCGGCACCTTTATTCGGGGCCATCGGCAAACCATGAACACGCTGAGCTACGCCATCAAGTTCTGGAGTAAGGGCGAGAAGCAAGCCTATTTCCTGCGGCACGAGGGCTACCTCGGTGCCGTAGGTGCCTTCCTGAAGCGACAGCCTATCAACTGGGGCAGGAGAGGCAGTTTTGAGGCCAACGACGATCTCGCGAATTGGAGGAAGAGCCATAAAGGGGGCGTGGCGGCATGA
- a CDS encoding alpha beta hydrolase fold protein has protein sequence MDITEVESFVPLRDGARLRVKLLGRDKTRPLLIALHGAQGVADHREPLSSFTFLSDQFRLLVFDARGSGKSDDKGPFTHQQWVSDVEELREWAGASTCLVAGGSYGGMVALEYALAYPRRVSALILRDTWANGVLGMMSCLKAVLTNPRIQPDAERQLRVWSGNTRDDDDLASGFAEIVPIYTPDPEKVASSSTDDAGRNPSAPPLKLDIHHATHNFCFTNNQPRFDLRTQLKNINVPTLVVCGRHDPITPVMFSEEIARLIPNAQLAIFEDSGHSPPADEPEAFQKTVRDFLGRCESEQSDDRGGWLETEACYYSLVTTK, from the exons ATGGACATCACTGAGGTAGAGTCGTTCGTTCCTCTCCGCGATGGCGCACGCTTGCGCGTGAAGCTGCTGGGCCGAGACAAGACCAGGCCGCTCCTCATTGCCCTCCACGGTGCccagggcgtcgccgaccacAGGGAGCCGCTCTCTTCCTTCACGTTTCTCTCGGATCAATTCCGTCTTCTCGTCTTTGACGCTCGGGGCAGCGGCAAAAGTGATGACAAGGGACCCTTCACCCATCAGCAGTGGGTATCGGACGTGGAGGAGCTGAG AGAATGGGCCGGCGCCTCAAcgtgcctcgtcgccggagGCTCCTACGGCGGCATGGTTGCTCTCGAGTACGCTCTTGCCTACCCCCGCCGCGTCTCTGCCTTGATTCTCCGCGACACTTGGGCGAACGGTGTGCTGGGAATGATGAGCTGCCTCAAGGCTGTTCTCACGAACCCTCGCATCCAGCCTGATGCCGAACGCCAGCTTCGTGTCTGGAGTGGAAACACgcgcgacgatgacgacctgGCATCAGGCTTTGCCGAGATCGTCCCCATCTACACGCCGGACCCCGAAAAGGttgcttcctcgtcgacggacgatgcGGGACGAAATCCTTCCGCCCCTCCACTCAAGTTGGACATTCATCACGCCACCCACAACTTTTGTTTTACCAACAACCAACCTCGATTTGACCTGCGCACCCAACTCAAGAACATTAACGTGCCGACCCTCGTCGTTTGCGGACGTCACGATCCCATCACTCCCGTCATGTTCAGTGAGGAAATTGCCCGCCTCATCCCTAACGCGCAGTTGGCCATATTCGAGGATTCGGGCCACAGTCcaccggccgacgagccagaGGCCTTCCAGAAGACGGTACGGGATTTTCTCGGACGTTGTGAGTCTGAACAGTCTGATGACCGGGGCGGCTGGTTGGAAACGGAAGCATGCTACTACAGCCTAGTCACGACCAAATAA
- a CDS encoding Nucleotide-binding, alpha-beta plait, with amino-acid sequence MHIGFPGSDSGTPAKAYYGYQTPHKPRGSSVDTDAVSPSTFMVGSSEDDDVFADGTNDGLSRSTHRGPATDVAVYHASRGKVDPQTMYAGSSCMFVANLPQQFEDELLEEEVTKVFSNFGIVFVKIKRDAKNMPFGFCQYTNDTDAQKAMKYGKGITILERPCRIEMARAHSSFIVYKFSGQRIRISEARELLDRLGEISKVEYLHEGIRAVADLPQTVVVTYRMYDSKRDPLRIFANNATYCVQIYDPKALSTGRNVAPPMLREGSFLRQYDKDRRSAYVGNLPPSMTKDVLRSLGSSCGDVLDVQLHRKEIPGQVTCFGFVEFSRPDAPDEFIDALNNTDIDQYRIRVERKQSRQIDSTRRVSHPAFETPYPRSSTRRPRVGSFELGKPSECFKNTPRAPAGMENSSHRTQYASSSFTPGRNRQARPTVLGSGASPDGALFDPDTPNLMSTPFCGHRSSHAERGEAGSARTTTRKSVEFDLPQRPQVALPAAPDAGAPEAVHVSKPATPTAASPSVATVRTSSPVNRVSVTNNGDGISAPPQMPWMPHYSPFGYPYIGQPITPHPNPTAIYAGYMPPLFQPMYDMYGNMIYSPTPMMSPFSNAPPTCSEPTEPSSNIHIAAATAEEKGSDQGSATPSNQ; translated from the exons ATGCATATTGGATTTCCAGGATCCGACAGTGGCACTCCTGCAAAAGCTTACTATGGATACCAAACTCCTCACAAGCCTCGCGGCTCATCGGTGGATACTGATGCAGTCAGTCCCTCGACATTTATGGTTGGATCcagcgaggacgacgatgtaTTTGCCGACGGAACCAACGATGGATTGTCCAGAAGCACACACCGCGGGCCCGCAACTGATGTTGCTGTCTATCATGCGAGCCGTGGAAAAGTCGATCCACAGACTATGTACGCTGGGTCGTCTTGCATGTTTGTtgccaa TCTTCCGCAACAGTTCGAAGATGAACTACTTGAAGAGGAGGTAACCAAAGTTTTCAGTAACTTTGGCATCGTATTCGTCAAGATCAAACGCGACGCCAAAAACATGCCCTTTGGATTCTGCCAGTATACC AACGACACGGACGCGCAGAAAGCTATGAAATATGGAAAGGGCATCACCATTCTTGAACGTCCTTGCCGCATAGAAATGGCCAGGGCTCATT CGTCCTTCATCGTGTACAAGTTTTCCGGTCAGCGCATTCGCATCAGCGAGGCAAGGGAACTTCTTGATCGCCTCGGAGAAATCTCAAAGGTTGAGTACCTTCACGAGGGCATTCGAGCCGTTGCGGACCTCCCGCAGACTGTTGTAGTCACGTACAGAATGTACGACTCGAAACGCGACCCTCTGAGA ATTTTTGCGAACAACGCGACATACTGCGTGCAAATTTACGATCCAAAGGCACTTTCGACTGGACGAAACGTTGCTCCCCCCATGCTGCGTGAAGGGAGCTTTCTGAGGCAGTACGACAAGGACCGTCGGTCAGCTTACGTCGGAAATCTCCCCCCTAGTATGACGAAGGATGTGCTTCGATCCCTGGGTAGTTCGTGCGGCGATGTCTTGGATGTTCAACTCCACCGGAAGGAGATACCGG GCCAGGTGACCTGCTTTGGCTTCGTTGAATTTTCTCGCCCCGACGCCCCTGATGAATTTATCGACGCACTC AACAACACTGATATCGATCAATACCGAATTCGAGTCGAGCGCAAACAGTCTCGGCAAATCGATTCCACCCGTCGAGTTTCTCATCCGGCCTTTGAGACCCCATACCCGCGATCCTCGACAAGACGCCCTCGCGTTGGATCCTTTGAGCTTGGAAAGCCATCCGAATGCTTCAAGAATACTCCGAGAGCTCCCGCGGGCATGGAAAACTCGTCTCATCGCACCCAGTACGCTTCAAGCTCCTTTACTCCCGGTCGTAATCGGCAGGCTCGTCCGACAGTTCTCGGCTCTGGTGCGTCCCCAGATGGCGCACTGTTCGATCCCGACACTCCGAACTTGATGAGCACTCCCTTTTGTGGCCATCGTTCTTCTCACGCTGAGCGTGGCGAGGCGGGCAGTGCAAGAACTACGACGAGGAAGTCTGTTGAATTTGATCTTCCGCAAAGGCCCCAGGTTGCCTTGCCCGCGGCTCCAGACGCTGGCGCTCCGGAAGCAGTGCACGTTTCCAAGCCCGCAACTCCAACGGCTGCGAGTCCTTCGGTGGCCACCGTGCGAACGTCCTCTCCCGTGAACAGAGTGTCCGTCACGAACAATGGCGATGGCATTTCTGCCCCACCTCAGATGCCTTGGATGCCCCATTATTCGCCGTTCGGGTACCCTTACATCGGTCAGCCCATTACGCCACACCCCAACCCGACTGCAATATACGCTGGGTACATGCCGCCCCTGTTCCAGCCCATGTACGACATGTACGGAAACATGATATATTCTCCAACTCCGATGATGTCCCCATTCAGCAACGCACCTCCGACTTGCAGCGAACCAACCGAACCCTCGAGCAATATTCACATTGCCGCTGCAACAGCAGAGGAGAAAGGGTCTGATCAGGGCTCTGCTACGCCGTCTAATCAGTGA
- a CDS encoding chitin synthase activator, with translation MAYDRGGYGGGAHQRPAQHAFNDRPPPVRHYESPQAYGDAYDDRGYDDRGYDDRAGYGQDVKHAYQGNGRAPHGRPGPGHQYHGSGPEIGGLPMPPSRGAMPRPSTADGYRAGQPPRDRGGGPRPGPGPPRAMTGPGRGGPSGPYPPNQDHAGRRPEMRGPPGRREPGYGANEDIAGPMSDMSINGRRGGYPEAAPGPGGYPASGQYASHPADAGRGGRPRDFPPREFPDQRQGPPPGRNAGGYGGPREDFGHPSRSMTMPVNDSTRHNIPPRQRMDSVPVNGLSGQGMMMPRQGNRLPPQRNFSSNAQLPHEQAFADNDRSGYGRQQAPAAGGAFDTYGAPPRGRQPGYDAEPASRPTLPDFNSDPSQRGGRRSFDQVMRPEYGQPHAGPNQMPRLHHAKSEANIRQPQAAVFEMPGDIPSVPPMPPNPAGFSDGYGRSRSYDVMAHPPRGPAAPPAASQPSHGGVPRTQTGLSQGTNADSLPSHPTPVRPGLMAGSMVSLNDRSPPVRHYGGVPHMASPQSLPPQGQERMVARAGHQVPEVAPIEEPVSPQELERLRVAIKNNANDQEAALRLARKLIEAADVLAPNLPDPKQRTRARERYLLDAHKILKKLTVSQNQDAMFVMADGLGRGLFGNAPDNKEAFTLYQSAAKLGHAAAAYRTAVCCEIGNDEGGGTRKDPLKAMQWYKRSATLGDPPAMYKVGMILLKGLLGQPRNPREAVGWLKRAAEQADTENPHALHELGLLYESAQPNDAIVRDEMYALSLFQQAADLGYKFSQFRLGSTFEYGLMGCGIDPRKSIFWYSKAAAQEEHQSELALSGWYLTGTEGVLGQSDTEAYLWARKAAVAGLAKAEYAMGYFTEVGIGVPANLEDAKRWYWRAAAQDFPKARERLEDLKRAGKNGHPRQRERISRSRIGRQQEGECSIM, from the exons ATGGCATATGACAGAGGAGGATACGGCGGTGGCGCCCACCAGCGTCCGGCGCAGCATGCATTCAACgatcggccgccgccagtGCGACACTACGAATCTCCGCAGGCCTATGGCGACGCGTACGACGACCGCGGTTACGACGACCGCGGTTACGACGACCGTGCCGGCTACGGGCAAGATGTGAAACATGCATATCAAGGCAACGGCCGGGCCCCGCATGGTCGCCCGGGACCGGGACATCAATACCACGGATCAGGTCCCGAAATAGGCGGCCTTCCCATGCCTCCCAGCCGAGGTGCCATGCCCCGTCCCTCGACGGCTGATGGTTATCGTGCCGGTCAGCCTCCCAGAGACAGGGGAGGGGGTCCGAGGCCCGGGCCGGGACCGCCACGAGCCATGACAGGCCCCGGCAGAGGTGGCCCGTCCGGCCCGTACCCGCCGAACCAAGATCACG ccggccgccgaccAGAGATGAGAGGCCCGCCGGGCCGTCGTGAGCCCGGCTACGGCGCGAACGAGGACATTGCCGGTCCCATGTCGGACATGTCCATCAACGGTCGGCGGGGAGGATATCCAGAGGCAGCCCCCGGCCCGGGCGGTTATCCGGCATCTGGACAATACGCCTCGCACCCGGCGGATGCTGGCAGGGGGGGTCGGCCACGGGATTTTCCGCCGCGCGAATTCCCCGACCAGAGGCAAGGTCCGCCCCCCGGACGGAACGCGGGAGGTTACGGAGGTCCGAGGGAGGACTTTGGCCACCCTAGCCGAAGCATGACGATGCCTGTAAACGACTCTACGAGGCACAACATACCTCCACGGCAGCGAATGGACTCGGTGCCCGTCAACGGCCTTTCCGGTCAAGGCATGATGATGCCTAGGCAGGGCAATCGACTGCCTCCTCAGAGAAACTTCAGCTCGAATGCTCAGCTACCGCACGAGCAGGCTTTCGCCGACAATGACCGTTCTGGATACGGCCGTCAGCAGGCtccggcggccggcggcgcttTCGACACGTACGGTGCCCCGCCTCGCGGCCGCCAACCAGGGTACGATGCCGAGCCCGCCTCGCGGCCAACCCTGCCCGACTTCAACTCGGATCCGAGCcagcgaggaggacggcgatCGTTCGACCAAGTGATGCGGCCCGAGTATGGGCAACCCCACGCCGGTCCCAATCAGATGCCTAGGCTGCACCACGCCAAGTCCGAGGCCAACATCCGTCAGCCGCAGGCTGCCGTCTTCGAGATGCCGGGCGACATTCCCTCGGTCCCTCCCATGCCGCCCAATCCGGCGGGCTTTTCGGACGGCTACGGCCGCTCCAGGAGCTACGACGTCATGGCCCATCCGCCTCGCGGGCCAGCTGcgccgcccgccgcttcTCAACCCAGCCACGGAGGTGTCCCGAGGACGCAGACGGGCCTGTCGCAGGGCACGAACGCGGACTCGCTGCCTTCCCATCCTACGCCGGTCCGCCCGGGCTTGATGGCCGGTTCCATGGTCAGCCTGAACGACAGGTCGCCCCCCGTTCGGCACTACGGGGGCGTGCCGCACATGGCATCGCCGCAATCTCTGCCGCCTCAGGGCCAGGAACGGATGGTCGCGCGAGCGGGCCACCAGGTGCCGGAGGTTGCGCCCATCGAGGAGCCCGTGTCTCCGCAGGAGCTCGAGCGGCTGCGGGTGGCCATCAAGAACAACGCCAACGATCAGGAGGCGGCGCTGAGGCTCGCCCGGAAGCtcatcgaggcggccgacgtgctcgcgCCGAACCTGCCGGACCCGAAGCAGCGGACCAGAGCGCGCGAGCGCTACCTGCTGGATGCGCACAAGATTCTGAAGAAGCTGACGGTGTCGCAGAACCAGGATGCCATGttcgtcatggccgacggtctcggccgcggcctcTTCGGCAACGCGCCCGACAACAAGGAGGCCTTTACGCTCTACCAATCGGCGGCCAAGCTGGGgcacgcggcggcggcgtaccGGACGGCCGTCTGCTGCGAAATCGGAAacgacgaaggcggcggGACGCGCAAGGACCCGCTCAAGGCGATGCAGTGGTACAAGCGGTCGGCCACGCTCGGCGACCCTCCGGCCATGTACAAGGTCGGCATGATCCTGCTCAAGGGGCTCCTGGGCCAGCCGAGGAACCCGAGGGAGGCGGTCGGCTGGCTCAAGAGGGCGGCGGAGCAGGCTGATACGGAGAACCCGCACGCGCTGCACGAGCTCGGGCTGCTCTACGAGTCGGCGCAGCCCaacgacgccatcgtccggGACGAGATGTACGCCCTCAGCCTGTTCCAGCAGGCGGCCGACCTGGGCTACAAATTCTCGCAGTTCCGGCTCGGCAGCACGTTCGAGTACGGCCTCATGGGGTGCGGCATCGATCCGAGAAAGTCCATCTTCTGGTACTCCAAGGCGGCAGCCCAAGAGGAGCACCAGTCGGAGCTCGCGCTGAGCGGCTGGTACCTCACGGGGACCGAGGGTGTCCTCGGTCAGTCGGACACGGAGGCGTACCTGtgggcgaggaaggcggccgtTGCCGggctggccaaggccgagtACGCCATGGGATACTTCACcgaggtcggcatcggcgtgcCGGCGAACCTCGAGGACGCGAAGCGGTGGTACTGGAGAGCGGCAG CCCAAGACTTTCCCAAGGCGCGGGAGAGGCTCGAGGATCTCAAGCGGGCGGGAAAGAACGGACATCCCCGACAGCGCGAGAGGATATCACGAAGCCGCATCGGGAGGCAGCAGGAAGGGGAGTGCAGCATCATGTGA
- a CDS encoding Complex I intermediate-associated protein 30: protein MRITQPLLSKGFLARSMEELRRRSGIAWKLEAVKGPIGPRPLYDFHSQESVRDCIVMGDSLIGGSSKSHLDFVHRNEAKPSEDKNDLPSSPPAYARFYGHISTSLPSDRPSIQRSGYAAFRTPDMSPTVFGKSVWDIDPYSYLAMRIKSDGRAYFINLQTEAVEPTDLHQHRLFAKRPGQWETVMVKWNDFVRTNHGFVIEPQTELLRQKVRSVGIGLTDRIEGPFELCIDKVWATNEVTEGATVVVSDESKLKNRKGERIKW, encoded by the exons ATGAGAATCACTCAGCCACTTCTCTCCAAGGGCTTCCTTGCCCGTAGCATGGAGGAACTGAGGCGTCGATCTGGCATAG CCTGGAAGCTCGAAGCCGTCAAGGGCCCCATCGGTCCTCGCCCTTTGTACGATTTCCACTCCCAAGAGTCGGTGCGCGATTGCATTGTTATGGGCGACAGCCTCATCGGCGGCTCTTCGAAAAGTCATCTCGACTTTGTTCACCGCAATGAAGCGAAGCCATCAGAGGACAAGAATGACTTGCCATCGTCACCTCCTGCCTACGCCCGCTTCTACGGCCACATATCTACCTCCCTCCCTAGCGACCGCCCCAGTATCCAGCGCAGCGGCTACGCTGCCTTTCGCACCCCCGACATGTCCCCAACAGTATTTGGCAAGTCTGTTTGGGACATCGACCCTTACTCCTACCTCGCCATGCGGATCAAGTCCGATGGCAGGGCCTATTTCATCAACCTGCagaccgaggccgtcgagcccaCGGACCTGCACCAGCACCGCCTATTCGCAAAACGCCCCGGCCAGTGGGAGACGGTCATGGTCAAGTGGAACGACTTCGTCCGGACTAATCACGGTTTCGTAATCGAGCCGCAGACGGAGCTGTTGAGGCAAAAGGTCAGGAGCGTCGGGATTGGCTTGACAGACCGCATCGAAGGACCATTCGAACTGTGTATAGACAAGGTGTGGGCAACCAACGAAGTCACGGAAGGGGCCACCGTTGTCGTCTCCGACGAGAGCAAGCTCAAAAATCGAAAGGGGGAGAGGATAAAATGGTGA
- a CDS encoding urea transporter → MVFAALGPMIRRKCPEGFVLTEWTRQRYGTVAMLYLSFLTLVTLFLYMVAELSALGQVVEALTGLDKLPIIIVECVITTIYTSLGGFKMSFLTDVVQGGMVVGLILLATITIGVKTDIRPDLIDSSGLTKPTLLGWQLLYILPVAVLTNDFFLSSFWLRTFSSKTDKDLWVGCSMATVAILCILSLVGCTGLISAWSGAWPGEPAQPGSLSFFLLLQTLPSWVVGIVLVMVVSLSTAAFDSLQSAMVSSASNDLFRNRLNIWFIRAGVVVLIIPIVVVALKASSILQIYLISDLLSAATIPVLCLGLSERMYWWRGFEVVVGGLGGVFTVFIFGTIYYGSAQEGANLLLLKNGLYANDWAAFGAFVAAPFGGILWGFGALALRLAFQFALAKVRKERCTALDPPICAHAVAGGSEVEGEVLLPNSKPGRFF, encoded by the exons ATGGTGTTCGCCGCTTTGGGGCCCATGATCCGACGAAAGTGTCCCGAGGGGTTCGTCCTAACAGAGTGGACGCGCCAGCGATACGGTACCGTCGCTATGCTATATCTCAGCTTCCTGACGCTCGTCACGCTCTTTCTGTACATGGTCGCCGAGCTCTCGGCGCTGGGAcaagtcgtcgaggcgctgACTGGGTTGGACAAGCTGCCCATCATCATTGTCGAATGCGTCATCACGACCATTTACACCT CACTCGGAGGCTTCAAAATGTCATTCCTCACGGATGTGGTGCAGGGCGGAATGGTCGTTggcctcatcctcctcgccaccatcACGATCGGCGTCAAGACCGACATTAGGCCGGATCTCATTGACTCTTCGGGCCTCACCAAGCCAACTCTCCTCGGCTGGCAGCTTCTTTATATTCTGCCCGTAGCGGTCTTGACCAACGACTTCTTCCTCTCTAGCTTCTGGCTGCGGACATTCTCGTCCAAGACGGATAAAGACTTGTGGGTCGGATGCTCCATGGCCACAGTCGCCATTCTGTGCATTCTTAGCCTCGTCGGCTGTACCGGTCTCATTTCTGCATGGTCGGGCGCATGGCCGGGCGAACCGGCCCAGCCAGGATCTCTATCAttcttcctccttcttcAGACCCTTCCCAGCTGGGttgtcggcatcgtcctcgtcatggtTGTGAGTCTTAGCACCGCAGCCTTTGACAGCTTGCAGTCTGCCATGGTCTCATCGGCATCCAACGATCTATTCCGAAACCGGCTCAATATTTGGTTTATTCGAGCCGGCGTTGTCGTCCTCATCatccccatcgtcgtcgtcgctctcaAGGCCAGCTCGATACTGCAGATCTACCTCATCAGCGACCTGCTCTCCGCAGCGACTATCCCGGTCCTGTGCCTGGGCCTCAGCGAACGCATGTACTGGTGGCGAGGCTTCGAAGTCGTCGTTGGTGGGCTGGGCGGCGTTTTTACTGTCTTCATCTTTGGAACAATCTACTACGGCAGTGCGCAGGAGGGAGCGAATCTTCTGCTCTTGAAAAATGGACTCTACGCGAACGACTGGGCTGCCTTTGGCGCCTTTGTCGCCGCTCCGTTTGGTGGCATTCTCTGGGGATTTGGAGCCCTTGCTCTGCGGTTGGCTTTCCAGTTTGCCTTGGCCAAAGTCCGCAAGGAGAGGTGTACTGCCCTTGACCCCCCCATCTGCGCCCACGCGGTCGCTGGAGGCTCGGAGGTCGAAGGGGAAGTACTTTTGCCGAACTCGAAGCCTGGGAGGTTCTTCTAG